A portion of the Cryptomeria japonica chromosome 5, Sugi_1.0, whole genome shotgun sequence genome contains these proteins:
- the LOC131039856 gene encoding uncharacterized protein LOC131039856 codes for MAEPRYFLGCGRILQDRKCDHSIWSYPLMGLGRSSDGLFWAKFAFLCTIFMISFVGSYGTTSPYESVLAVSVNDTNSRISVDNILQDYAFRAINFTHPRTGIIYEGTVPANLSGIKVDGVRLRSGSLRRRGYLYNEFTMPTGIVVSPYVERLVLVYQNFQNLSSLYYSTPEFQLVAPILGLLAYDASNLNATNPQELSFIATESPISIRFSNVSSTKGSTPRCIFYNLNGTVSLSNVSSTNVCSSNSQGHFSLVIESVAPAPAPSPVTPPSPPSPSGGVPPTMPTTPSSGLVPPPGKTSQTWKVAVGSSIGGVAAAVLVGILCFGFLKYREKSQIEHMELQAEQAETLQTSVVGGNRTLIAGGTRTQPMLENEYTA; via the coding sequence ATGGCAGAACCCAGATATTTTCTGGGTTGCGGAAGAATATTACAGGATAGGAAATGCGATCATTCTATATGGAGTTATCCTCTGATGGGCTTGGGCAGGAGTTCTGATGGACTATTCTGGGCCAAATTTGCTTTTCTTTGTACAATTTTCATGATATCCTTTGTGGGCTCATATGGTACGACCAGTCCTTATGAATCCGTATTAGCAGTATCTGTGAATGATACCAATTCTCGGATATCAGTGGATAATATACTTCAGGACTATGCTTTCAGAGCGATCAATTTCACGCACCCTAGAACAGGTATTATCTACGAGGGCACGGTACCTGCAAACCTATCTGGTATTAAAGTTGATGGAGTTCGTCTTAGAAGTGGCAGCTTGAGGAGGCGTGGTTATCTCTATAATGAATTTACTATGCCCACAGGCATTGTGGTGAGCCCATATGTAGAAAGGTTAGTTCTTGTTTATCAGAACTTTCAGAATTTGTCTTCTCTGTATTATAGTACACCTGAATTTCAGTTAGTAGCACCAATTTTAGGTCTCTTAGCATATGATGCTTCCAATCTAAATGCTACCAATCCTCAAGAACTCAGCTTTATTGCAACCGAAAGTCCTATTTCAATTAGGTTCAGTAATGTGTCCTCCACAAAAGGATCGACTCCCAGGTGCATCTTCTATAATTTGAATGGGACAGTGAGCCTTAGCAATGTGAGTTCTACAAATGTTTGTTCTTCTAATTCCCAAGGTCATTTCTCTTTGGTGATAGAATCTGTTGCCCCTGCCCCTGCCCCTTCCCCCGTTACACCGCCTTCGCCACCATCTCCATCTGGTGGCGTTCCTCCTACGATGCCTACGACTCCAAGTTCTGGTTTAGTGCCCCCACCTGGAAAAACATCGCAAACATGGAAAGTTGCTGTTGGATCTTCAATTGGTGGGGTAGCTGCTGCTGTTCTGGTAGGCATCCTCTGTTTTGGGTTTCTCAAGTACAGGGAGAAGTCACAGATTGAGCATATGGAACTTCAGGCTGAGCAAGCAGAGACACTACAAACTTCAGTGGTTGGAGGGAACAGGACTCTAATAGCAGGTGGCACTAGAACACAGCCAATGCTGGAGAATGAATACACTGCTTAG